The DNA window GAATGATATTGTATATTTAAAGAAAATTTTCTTTTAGTAGCATTCATAGCATGTGAACGGTTTTGTCCTAACATTAATTTTTTTTTAGTAATTTGACATATTTTAGGCATAATTATTATTTCCTGAATTATACGTGATGATTTTATAAATTTGAAATTCTCAACATATATTGAAATTTATTATAATAAATATATTTATAGATTTATTTTTCTTGATATCTATGAATAGCATTTATTATTTCTAATTTTGCACATTGAACATCTTTCCATCCATTTATGATGACGGATTTATTT is part of the Buchnera aphidicola (Cinara cuneomaculata) genome and encodes:
- the rpmB gene encoding 50S ribosomal protein L28, which produces MPKICQITKKKLMLGQNRSHAMNATKRKFSLNIQYHSFWLPDKNKKIKLRISAKGLRMINKFGIEQIYKKYII